In Nerophis ophidion isolate RoL-2023_Sa linkage group LG03, RoL_Noph_v1.0, whole genome shotgun sequence, the following are encoded in one genomic region:
- the LOC133549014 gene encoding zinc finger protein OZF-like, producing the protein MCERTMAEYGKDISTIKKEKERQHQLLDAVFMKHQVVLHTSDVQQPPHIKEEEEELWITQEEECLLGQEEADLTKFPLTVVSVKTEDHEEKPPESSQLHHSPNVQQLIGRRDDRLSQLQVGSATLKQEDPQPSHVQDLTKLHLTGVSVKIEADDLLAPLSDGDDTTSHSSEDGDRDNIRGPWSCNTKCESDLRTPTDNKHSECSEKETREEYLTCSVCDKRFTQKGTLNRHMRIHTGEKLLICSVCGKKFSQIDLTRHMRTHTGEKPFRCSICGDGFAVKSHMTSHMRTHTGEKPHSCSFCAKTFSRRDTLIVHMRTHNGEKPFKCSVCGKQFSQRSNIASHMRTHTGEKPFRCSVCAEQFSQKSNMVSHMRTHTREKPYGCSLCSHTFSRCDNLTQHMLTHKRRRTL; encoded by the exons atgtgcgaaagaacgatggcAGAGTACGGGAAGGACATATCAACAATAAaaaaggagaaggagcgacaacatcaactactggacgctgttttcatgaaacatcaagttgtgttacacacaTCAG ATGTCcagcagcccccccacattaaagaggaagaggaggagctctggatcactcaggaggaagagtgtcttcttggacaggaggaggctgatctcaccaagtttccactgactgttgtctctgtgaagaccgaAGACCATGAGgagaaaccacctgagtcctcacagcttcatcacagtccaa acgtccagcagttGATTGGCCGTCGAGATGACCGTCTCTCTCAACTGCAGGTGGGGAGCgccactttgaagcaggaggatccacagccctcaCATGTTCAAGATCTCACTAAGTTGCACTTGACTGGTGTCTCTGTGAAGATCGAAGCGGACGACCTCCTCGCGCCGCTATCGGATGGTGacgacacaacgtcacactcttcTGAGGACGGAGACAGGGACAACATCCGAGGACCGTGGAGCTGCAATACAAAGTGTGAAAGCGATTTGAGGACTCccactgacaacaaacactcgGAATGCTCTGAAAAGGAAACACGTGAAGAATACCTGACCTGCTCAGTCTGCGATAAGAGATTTACTCAAAAGGGCACTTTGAATCGACACATGAGgatacacacaggagaaaaactcCTCATTTGCTCAGTCTGTGGTAAAAAATTCTCGCAGATTGATTTGACTCGGCatatgagaacgcacacaggggAAAAACCCTTTCGTTGCTCAATTTGCGGCGACGGATTTGCTGTCAAGTCCCATATGACgtcacacatgagaacgcacacgggagaaaaaccgcACTCGTGTTCATTTTGCGCAAAAACCTTCAGTCGGCGTGACACGTTGATAGTACACATGCGAACACACAATGGCGAGAAACCTTTCAAGTGTTCGGTTTGTGGCAAACAATTCTCTCAGCGGTCCAACATCGcatcacacatgagaacgcacacaggtgaaaaaccttttcGTTGCTCCGTTTGCGCCGAACAGTTCTCCCAGAAGTCCAACATGGtatcacacatgagaacgcacacgcgGGAAAAACCCTACGGCTGTTCACTTTGTTCGCACACATTTTCTCGGTGTGACAATTTGACACAACACATGCTGACACACAAAAGGAGAAGAACCCTTTAG
- the LOC133549011 gene encoding zinc finger protein OZF-like has translation MCQRTTAEYEVELSPTKEEKERQHQLLDAVFKEHQVVSHRTDVQQPPHIKEEEEDLWITQEEECLLGQEEADLTKFPLTVVSVKTEDHEEKPPECSQLHHSPNVQLLWRQAEPPPQLLEGSSTLKQDDPQPPHIKEEEEELWTTQAEDHEEKPPESSQLHHSPGEEIRAVEFPSISSPKHITEADVDYCGGSQADILSAPLSDIDDTTTHANVNIESHTRTHSRQKPFGCSVCAKGFFKSSNLTQHMRTHTGEKPFSCSVCGKRFAKKDNMQTHTRTHTGEKPFSCSVCSKQFYDKSNLQKHIRTHTGEKTFNCSVCRKRFSNKSNMQIHMIRTHAGEKLFSCIVCGKRYSNKSHLQVHMRTHKGEKPFSCLVCRKRFTKKSNVKIHMKKHSGGNLYSCSVCTKEFVKNSNLTRHMRTHTGEKHFSCAVCSNKFSSKSNMQIHFMRIHTGGKNF, from the exons atgtgccaaagaacgacTGCAGAGTACGAGGTGGAACTTTCTcccacaaaagaggagaaggagcgacaacatcaactactggacgcagTTTTCAAGGAACATCAAGTTGTgtcacacagaacag acgtccagcagcccccccacattaaagaggaagaggaggatctatggatcactcaggaggaagagtgtcttctcgggcaggaggaggctgatctcaccaagtttccactgactgttgtctctgtgaagactgaagaccatgaagagaaaccacctgagtgctcacagcttcatcacagtccaa ATGTCCAGCTGCTTTGGCGTCAAGCAGAACCTCCCCCTCAGTTGCTGGAGGGGAGCTCCACATTGAAACAGGatgatccacagcccccccacattaaagaggaagaggaggaactctggaCCACACAG GCTGAAGACCATGAAgagaaaccacctgagtcctcccagcttcatcacagtccaggCGAGGAGATCCGAGCCGTGGAATTTCCAAGCATCAGCTCACCCAAACACATAACAGAAGCCGATGTGGActactgtggaggatcacaagcggACATCCTCTCAGCTCCACTGTCAGATATTGACGACACAACAACACATGCTAATGTAAATATAGAATCACACACGAGAACACACTCGAGACAAAAACCTTTTGGTTGTTCTGTTTGTGCAAAAGGCTTCTTTAAAAGTTcgaatttgactcaacacatgagaacgcacacaggagaaaaacctttcagttgttcagtttgtggtaagaGATTTGCTAAAAAAGacaacatgcaaacacacacgagaacgcacacaggagaaaaacctttcagttgttcagTTTGCAGTAAACAATTTTATGACAAAAGTAATCTGCAAAAACATattagaacacacacaggagaaaaaacgtttaattgttcagtttgtcgtAAAAGATTCTCTAACAAAAGTAATATGCAAATACACATGATTAGAACACACGCAGGGGAAAAACTTTTTAGTTGTATAGTGTGTGGCAAAAGATATTCTAACAAAAGTCATCTGCAAGTACATATGCGAACGCAcaaaggagaaaaaccttttagttGTTTAGTTTGTCGCAAAAGATTCACGAAGAAAAgtaatgtgaaaatacacatgaaaaaACATTCCGGGGGAAACCTTTATAGTTGTTCTGTTTGCACAAAAGAATTCGTTAAAAACTCAAATTTGactcgacacatgagaacacacacaggagaaaaacatttcagctgTGCAGTCTGTAGTAATAAATTCTCTAGCAAGAGTAATATGCAAATACACTTTATGAGAATACACACAGGAGGAAAAAACTTTTAG
- the LOC133549016 gene encoding uncharacterized protein LOC133549016, producing the protein MAGVKKAVPTFSVEKTTERMARDPSFGAIETKDGRKASMPEVGQPDYYVPDAWKSEPDKEMTLKVKASCGEWAHFLMAPSYDSLMADKTLTSNFRASFLADTYDFMFRRFKKAAYKAAKELEAKGQELSVSEEEEEVDPPQVTKPPPQTRPALVRSTSLPDALVGYYELKKVKSVVPARANDQDVQEYLKSSWALVKCVTCNDEARRLWLICTTGQELGAEATAEEHYRRMVIEGPDDEESKLDLARKHLKKGQPLKQVWYILKKSVPVAQSVKTLRRLTKGMRDEMDFVTMDPSTTTCEQMDEVVRVWDIKRHYQKKKRAERRKRGHKRQKSNTSDIESFHALQDWSGSKLRSAEGAFCPRSPRVCSRFDADDKGEPLV; encoded by the coding sequence ATGGCAGGTGTTAAGAAAGCAGTCCCCACCTTTTCGGTGGAAAAGACTACTGAGAGAATGGCTAGGGACCCCAGTTTCGGGGCCATTGAGACCAAAGACGGAAGAAAAGCATCTATGCCTGAGGTAGGACAGCCAGACTATTATGTGCCAGATGCCTGGAAGAGCGAACCAGACAaagaaatgactttaaaagttaaGGCAAGCTGTGGTGAGTGGGCTCATTTTCTGATGGCTCCCTCCTACGACTCCCTTATGGCAGATAAAACTTTGACTAGTAACTTTCGAGCATCCTTTTTGGCCGATACATATGATTTTATGTTTAGAAGGTTTAAGAAGGCAGCATACAAAGCGGCTAAAGAACTAGAGGCGAAGGGACAGGAGCTATCGGTTagcgaggaagaagaagaagttgatccTCCACAAGTCACTAAACCTCCCCCTCAGACCCGTCCTGCTCTGGTGCGCAGTACCTCCCTGCCTGATGCTTTGGTAGGGTATTATGAATTAAAAAAGGTGAAAAGCGTGGTGCCGGCTAGGGCCAACGACCAAGATGTGCAAGAATATCTGAAAAGTAGCTGGGCTTTGGTCAAATGTGTTACGTGCAACGATGAAGCGCGAAGACTGTGGCTTATTTGTACCACCGGCCAAGAACTGGGCGCAGAGGCCACGGCCGAAGAGCACTATCGGCGAATGGTGATAGAAGGGCCCGATGACGAAGAGTCCAAGTTAGATTTGGCAAGAAAGCACCTCAAGAAAGGACAACCACTGAAGCAAGTTTGGTACATTCTAAAGAAATCAGTTCCGGTGGCCCAGTCGGTGAAGACTCTCCGAAGACTAACCAAGGGGATGAGGGATGAGATGGACTTTGTGACAATGGATCCCAGTACCACCACATGTGAGCAAATGGACGAGGTGGTACGTGTATGGGACATTAAGCGGCACTATCAAAAAAAGAAGCGAGCTGAGCGGCGTAAAAGGGGCCACAAGCGACAGAAAAGTAACACCAGTGACATCGAGAGCTTCCACGCCCTCCAGGACTGGAGCGGATCAAAATTACGGTCCGCCGAGGGGGCCTTCTGTCCTAGGTCTCCTCGGGTTTGCTCCCGTTTTGACGCTGACGACAAGGGGGAGCCCTTGGTGTAG